tactttcttaatcaaaacatgttcctacacctttctatctttcaaatcttgatttctaaccgtgaaatcatcaagatctaagcattctaggatgatgtcatcatggtgtttttcaagaacatcatggtttggcctcaatccaccatgaatagctcggatctaaccgatttccacataaacaagtcaagatctaccaaagatctaaacatttacacgatgtgaaggattgaaagatggatttccaactttctttcaactcttttacactcaatgccttcaaaccggtagaaacggagcttgaaccaactcaccgatcattccaatggttgggtggttcaagattcgggttctatctacgaggttcaccgacttatggttaaacatcaaaccaacgttccgaaccgttcaccggccggacttgggtgattcctgtccgagcaggagaaacaagtaagaacgaaagtgtcaTAGTTCAACTTGTTGTTAAACTACCTCAACATAATGTCAATTAAGCGGAACAGCCAAGTGTTCGCCGAACAGGccaaccaggtcaggatgctgaccgaacggttaggctgttcaaaagaacagcccaaccgatcggacatgtcagccgatcgaccaggccagccgatcggctagcatgtggccccacactttgacaaattcatgaagtatggtattgaacgaggtgatgttcgatcgaacgagccgattggtaaacattactctctggatcatgagatactatgcttcaacacttaatcgattttcaactcgttcgacgcattGGGGAGCGaaccgatcgaacatgctatcagaacgaacaggctgttcgatcggatatgctgctcgatcgagtgacaacctgatgAGGACTACTATTGAAGTTCTTGACCGATCGGATaagccaaccgatcgaacagaccgttcgatcgatcgacctgaaaggtaagaacacttcagtattctcaaatgctacaacgaaaacttcaaaagttcaaaccatcatacacaaacacatcaaaggaagaaacaatccactcgaacagtccaaccgatcgagcctaccggctgaTCGGGcgggctgtccgaacggattgtccaaccgaacgaacaacccacccgatcgaacctgccgttcgatcgactaggctgttcgacccgtttacacttgtttccattctatgtgtattcatcgttatgctatcgaactgttcaggctaaccctactctcaagcgctcccttcaatccatgaACCAATCGCTGTGaatatactcgatccctttttgcttttagcacttttgggtgttacatacgttacttatcaaaatcaccatcaaacacactactcaattatttgaacgctaaccgattcgcatgtattacgtgactaaatgaatgcttgttgattgtgctTACACGTAGAatgatgtctacctgccttaacgacgtagtactatagtttggactcagcacccgttcacacgggggttgttaaggacaattacttgcatggattacggtggtaatcatgtattgcgaaccgtctcggacggtcaacccgcggtcattggtatcgataggtccatgtcgataattaacatgcttcgttttcctctgtgtacgagCTGGTTACGCGTAAACTATTTGAACTCTATATGcgatatcaaacttgtatgctcacctttacatttatgtattgactgtattttaacgtatgtgacaggtgtataagatgtttgcttgctaggaaagcgaggctagaataaagctctagaggcctccaacaaatagttgtctgccaggaaagagcaactagagcatagttgtctgtagatcttatcaggctgggtctttaggagcatttgaacaatatttatgttttgtattaatttaaatctgagttgtcggaacggaattacttgtttggatgtcATCTGTAATAAGGTATTTGTTTATTcgagatacggtatgggacgtatctttaactgaatTACATAGATAgctgttatggaaacttctggacaatctgtttcgctcagtgccatgccccgatgattccgccatcggttggggtgtgacataacaaCGCACTAAACCTTTGAAAGTGATTATTAGGCTATCGGTAGTATTATTTAAGATTTCGAGTTCCAGGAATATCTTAATTTTGTACCATAGACTGTGACATAAGGTTTGAAGCCAATCTGAGATTGGGCACGTATAACGAAGTAGCTTCCCGGTTAGGGAAACGCTCTCGTTTTAGGAATAACATAAGGCAATCAAACGTGCATGGAATGATCGATCAAGCTTAAAAACACTTAAACCATCCTAATACGAGTCTTTTATGATTAAAACGTAACCGGGTTCGGATTTCAGGACGGTTATTCATGATTTTAAAATCGAGTCTTTTGACACTAATTACGCTCGAAACGGAGTCCGTCACGCAAATCGAGAACGCGCACGGGACCCGTAAACGAACCTAGACACTCCACGAAGGATAAACATTAGATTTTTTTGCACCTTTTCAAGGCATGAGGTGGCCCTAGTGGGTCCACCCCAAACCGCCAAACACCACCCCCCCCCCCGATATATatcttttgttttcatttttccTTTTAATTATACACAAAAATACTTCAGTTTTCTCCAAAATTCTGCAACTTCCTTCTAAAAACCCAGCTGATATCATAAGAACAATTCACAATTCAAAGGTAGCAACTttatttttttatggttttaagTCTAATTTCTTGATTAAACATAGTATAGAACATGAACAACCATTTTAATCCATGAAATTTTGAGTTTTAAAAAAGTTTCTTGGCTGAATAAGAACACCTTGTGAATTCCCTGGTGTTATATGGCAGCCATGATCATCAATCTTTGGGTTTTGATACCTTAATCAACAATTATTCGACAAAAAAAATCGCCTAACTATTCGATTAACCGAAAAACAAAGAATCAAAGCTTGATTGATCTAAGTTCTAGCATATTTGGATTGTACTTGATGTGTAGGTACTGAATATAGCTCATACACACTTCTGGGCTCAAGAAAAACACTCGGACACGAAGAAATCGCTAGGTATATTGTCCGAAACTCGAAACTAGACTAGGCAGAATATTGTTTTGACTATAACTTGGTCCGTGATACTTAGATTAAGTTGAAATTTGGTATGGTGATGAAGGGTAGTGTCAGGAAGGTCCACGTAAAATATTagaatttttggaatttttttacaaattttggtGAATTTTTGTCTGTTTTACAAAAAGAATTCTGAAAAAAATATCAAACGAATTCAGTAAATCACCAAATTTTACAGAGACACTAAAGAACATATGAGGAATGTTCTGAGAAAATTCAGAGTCCATTGGTTGAGTTTTGGTTTGAGTTAAAAATCCGAGTTTTCGCGAATTTTCGGTAGCCGGGAACGCACCGAAACGAAATCGGAAAAATCTTAAAATTTTTGGAAAGGTTTCTGGAACCACAGGGATGTccaggaattttttttttttttggggatTTTTGAGCACTGagtataattaatattaattatgtggttaaatatgattttataaataatttatttagACAATCAAAAGCTCAAAATAAATCCTCAGGAATTTTTCCATAATCTACTGATTTTTACTAAGTTATACAAAAAGTTACAGATTTTATTCAAATTATAAGTTAAATGGGaatttttggactaaaaatggattATTTTAAATCAATTTCGGCAGTTTACCGTATAACAAACTGGCCGGAACTGGGAACTGACCTAACCCGACAAATACTATAATTAAAACACAGGGAGTATTCCGGGAGATTCCAGGGCGGATTGGACACTCGGGGTGTGTCCAATACCATTTCGAGAAATCCCCGACGGTAGAAATGGAAACTCAAATTTGGGCAACCTGGACTCCCCAAACACCCAAACTCCCTTAATGAAAAGTTAATCATTCTTAAATGACAACATGTTGGCATTATTGGTATTCCCATACCATTATCCGAACACGTTAAACTATTGAAATTGGATGGCACGCGAACCGGTGCCCAGAAGCCAAACTGAAAACTAATACTACCCTGACCTCCATCACCATACTAGTATCGTATAGGCTCAATCTGGAGTGAAAACTCCTGACCGGATCCAAGTTATACCTATTACCGACTTAGATACTGACGTAAGTCCATATTTGCATATGTGATTCTAGAAGTTGACCCAATTACTTGATTACATCCTGTGTGAAACTACTGCATACATTATGAGTTTTACTTCCCCATTTTCAAATTGTTTTCTGGTTTACATGGGGTGAAATGCATGTTACATACATTTATACGTGCACATATATACATGATATAATGTGAGTTATCTGAGTAAACACTAGTACATGAAAAATCCCCACAACCCAAGTGATTAACCGTAGGCCGGTGAATGTGTAAATAGTACTATTGGTCCGACAAACCCAATTGCGATGGCCAGGAACGCCATATGATACATACGCAATTGTACATGTTTGAGCATAGGCTATGGGGTACTAGCCATAGCTACACAGGGGCAGTGTCGTGGTGGTTGACCACGTGGTTGAGGTGACAGTCAAGGCTTCACTTGTGGGctcagaatatatatatatatatatatatataggggaaggttcatttgagaagaaaatttaattgagaagaaaaagaacaaagggtaattttgtaaaacattaaatagttttttcacttatcgcatttattatcatttttaactaattaattagcaataaagactattatcctccacactaacttttttttttgccTACGCACATCaaagttatcctacatatttcgaaattcatcctacacgttgaaatttatcctacacaactcgtaatttgtcctacacaactcgtaatttgtcctacacaactcgtaacttatcctacactttaaattattttattttatttttttgaaaaaaaatatatattttgaagataagttacaaaaaatttaatgtattagctattaaagaggaagactacaaattaatgacctatgtagatttaccaatgtacccttgtagtaatattaaatacttatattaaatgaagtaaaataaagcattgttattggttgaaatttgttcttttttcttcttacaaaaaaattcttctcatttgaactctccactatatatatatatatatatatatatatatatatatatatatatatacacatgttaTCAGATGTGCCAACTTGAACTATAATTACATCTGTTTAATACAAACTAAAACAGTGAAACTCACTAAGCTATGTTTAGCTGATTTTTCCAAATTGTAACATGTTTTTTCAGGCAAAGCAAAGGCGGAATACGCTTGTAGGAGTTCCAAGTTATGAGAATGGATAGTACGTGAATAGATGCATAACTACTAGCACAAGATTACTTGTGGGAAACCGAGTTGTCACTTCCGTGTCGTTGTGTTAATAAATAATGTAAACGAAACACGATGTAATGTATAATATAACATCTTTGTGAACAATGTGTCTGTTCCATGAGTCTGTTGCCTCCGCGTGCGCTTCCGCTGCGAGTCGAAGAGTGACACTAATCTCCCAAAAAACTAGACAAGAGGAGACACTCGTTTAGAGCAATTTTCTATATTTCATTCATATCTCAAAACATTGCCATACATTACTTTAAATATGCAAAAGAACTAAAACTACCTAAGACCAcctgtagtggggcgtttttttttaaaaaaaaaattgaaaaaaaaacgccccaaaacgccccccaCCCCATTACACCCGGCGTTTCCGGgcgttttttttttggaaaaattggTTGCCGGCGTTTTAGTTAAAACGCTTAAATTGTTTGTGGAATGGTTTGACCCACCAATCAAGTTTGAGCTAGTCACATGGGTCCTGACAACTTTTTGAAAATGCCCCACTACACCAATCAATTCGTGTTTGctttttttttcattaaaaataatataaggGTTAGAATAATGCCCCACCacaccactttatgctataatgccccatgctgactgggatgacacgtatcagataatgccccatggtgggggcattatatttcttcaccactacacatggtctaataatGGAGATCATGCCTACATTAAAAAAGGAAACATGGAACTAAATAAGGGAAACATGCTTGAACGTGGGTTTGAGGACTCTGGAAGGTTACGTAGAGGGTTTTTGGGTTACGTTTTGaaatgattatttgattattgcgtttgtaaaacataaataatctaaaaaggtgtttggatgaaaaagtgattatctgcctccaaaacgcagttttggagaagcatgtacctacatgctttttcaaaacgcagttttgaaaatgcaaaatctattttgaaaacgcaaaatctattttaaaaacgcaacaccaaacaccccgTAGAGTGTGATGTCTCGTGCACGTATCAGATATTCATTCTTATGAAAATGGTAACAAAGAGATACTATTTCTCGAAATATGGAAACCTTTTGACGTCGTTTTTTCTATGATGATGTAATGTTGAAGCATCATTCTCATGTGATTGTATTATCACTTTAGAGGTAGATATAACATTCTATATTAACACAAGTACATAAAATAATGTTCATATCATAAACTACACTCTCCCAGTTAAAGGAGGTTCCCAATTCTCATGTTGACTTCAAAATGATCTCAACATTATATATTCTTCACATGTTTGGCAAAACATTGGAGAGAAAACGTGTGAGAGGAGAGAGACGAATTTGTGAGTGATGAGGTATTGATTTGATTGTAAAACTAGTGTTGGATAAACCATAGAATGCCAGATTGAAAGTGATTTGTGTTTTCAATTCTACTGTTTTTTGTGTTTGTCTGATTTAGGGGATTCAGCACACGAGATTGGGTTGTCAAtcttgtcaagatccaaggattAAGGGACCTATAGAAACATCTTATAAACAATATAACAACTAGCCAAAAGTTGGAGCATATTTACAATACTGCCATTATTGAAAAACAATAGTTCAACTTGGTAGTAGTATTATTGGTTTATTACCATAAATAGTACTAGATGTGTTTCATGTATTTGTGAAACACGGACACATTTAATCTTATTGGACAGTAATTAGCAATTCATGACCAAAAACATAATtctttactaatatttataataGTACTTCCTTTATTATCTAACTGAATCATTTATTAGAAGTAATTTTTGATTGTAGACAGAAACACATGTTCTAGGTTTAAAAGGTTACAAATACGTTTTAAAAATACATAATTGAGGTGGATGTCCACAGTCGCATGTTTCATCACCTGTACAGCATCTTCTGTAGGATGCATATCGACATCATGACCATGTTCATGACCCCCGCCGTCCCCTCGCCCTTTTCACCACCTTCGTTTTTTTCTTGGTGACTTTTGCAAGTAATAACTTACGTTCACTTCTGATGAACTTGAATTCACATTTATCTCCttctgacaaattattttcttGCCAGAAACGTTGCCACCCGGTTGACAAATAGTACCTTTTCGGCTTAGACTTTGTATCCAGCCGCAAACCCATAACCCGTTCTGTTCCATCCAGATTCTTTACTGTCATGGTTCCCTGACGATTTATTCTGGCTGACCTTGCAAATTCCACTGGAAACAACTAATGGTACCGACATGCATGCAAAAATGTTAGTAAAATCAAGTGTAACAAAAGTGATCTATGGCTCAATGTGTTTATCCCACCAAAGTGGTGTGAGTTaccattaaaaaaaaacataaccaattttatatatattttatgtaactatttttcttaatGGCTCACACCCATGAATCCTACTCTTAGATTTGCACCTTTTTTTAGTATGTTTGGCATGAAGCTTTTAGAAGTTTCTAGCTTTTAAAAAAAACTCATGCTCAATAAAAGTTTTGTTTGGTTGAAGCagcttgaagcttttaggttaggagcttgaagattttggttgaacgctcctactagtagtGTTTAGAAAGAGCTACAAGCTTTTggggaaaaatgactattttaacctctaaagataataaatttttttaaatttttagttatcttcattttggtcattttatacattttattaaaagctccagttACTCTGCCAAACATCacatatatctaaaaagctacagctactagctaccagccaCCAGCCACCAACTAGTTTTGTGAAACATACCCTTTGTCTACAATAGGACTCAAACTCTCAAGCCCATGAGTAGGGACACATTTTCATTTCCATTACACATTGGTACAGTTAGGCTACAAGCCCTATGGTTTGGTTTACGTAGTTAAATAAAAGATTTCAAGTTTATGCATAAATCCCAAAAACCTGATAGAACTTGAGATGATGTATCTTACCAACAATATTCTGTCACCTCCTGTGAGAATTGAAACAAAGAAAGGATCATCATCACTCTTCTCTTCTTCACTATTCCCATCAtcgtaatcatcatcatcatcgttgtcgtcattatcataatcataagtaacatcatcatcttctttctcttcttcatcaaCATCACTTTCATCACCAGAATCCAACAAGATGTCAACCAAATTGTTCCACACATTGGTCAACCAATAactatcatcatcttcttctttctcttcttcatcaccaCCTTTTTCGCCATCTTCATCACAAGAATCCGACATGATATCCTCTTGAACCACATTGTTCGATCTGTTACTCGACAAATAACCATCACTAATATGATTGATCTTCAATCTCCACGAATATCCTCCATTTGCATATTGGATTATCTCCCCATTAGGGATTTTGTTCCGCATGACAAAATCAGGTTGCAATGACTACACAATGTAACAATTTTTTTAAACGCAAATTAGAGGAAAGAAACACAGaaattgggaatttttggagagaATGAGTACCATCTGATGGGCGGGTGGATCGAGCAAGATCTTGTAGAACGAAGGAACCATTTGTTTGATCTTTTTCATGAACGGGGCCATTTGCATGAATACTAGAACAAAAGAGAGATGACAAATTAATATGTTGTGAAAAATAAATTTGGTAAATTAGTAACTAACAGTGGTATGGTCAATCCATGCTTAAAGGCTTCCAGTTTTTCTTGGGGATGAAGAGACTATTTCatggattattattattattattagaaccTTAATTTTCGAATAGTtactttaatttttttcttttgtttcatgttgttttattagaaaacgTGAGAGTTATGAATTCTGTtaatttacatgtttatttagTTGTTTAATCACTGATGTAATGCTTAAATGTTgagaaatatattataaaaatacactTTGTTTTATGTTTATGGTATCATTTTACATCAAAATTAAAAGATCTAAAGCGTCACTAATAGGGACTAACAAATCAAACGAAGTGTGTTGACTTCTATACAAATTCCATGCAAGCCATAACTAGACTAGTTTATGCAAACAAACTCGAATGAGTATGAATGGAGGATATGTTCATCTTCATTCGTTTAACCTTAACCGAAAAAACGATCAAACACTAACAACTATGTGATCGTTCGTTAAAAAAGAAAAGACGTGTTCGTTCGTTAACAATATAAACTAACGGTTCACAAACATAACCTGCACATAATGAAAGGACATAACCAAATATAACTGAACATGAATTTTAAGGAAAAAAAATGGAAACTAACCAAAGCTCGAACAAAAATTTAGAACCCTTCGCAcgaataatataaatatataatcgAACAGGGTTCGTTCTTCTGAGTCGGTGAGTTTTTGCCGGTTGACCTAAAGGGTTCACTTCACTTGCTCCACCGCTTCAAAATGTTAAATGTGTTATGGGCATTGATAGAGGCTTACGGAATGTGTTATGGTCATTGATCATTGATGGGCTAAACCTAAAGGGTAAAAGAATGGACTGATTAAAACCCTAATGTTTTAATAGGATGTATAAATTAAATTAAACGAGTTTTAGGACCCTGTGCGACGGACCGTAAAACCAAACAAATATAGACGTAAACACGTTGAATCACGTATTATAGAGTGTTAACTCTCCAAATTTAGACTGAAACATAAAACATTATGGtaaaaaagaataactaagttgaaAAGATAACAAAACTCacgtaaaaaaataaatagataaataattTTAATAAAGTTGAGGTGCAAGGTGCAATATggtaattttattattttagtgTTAGCAAAGTAATCCctacccctctctctctctccctactAGGAACCGCACAACACCACCAAATAACCGCTACCGACGTCGTCATATCTCCaccacaaaacacaacacaaccGTGGCTGCCACCTAAGATAATTCGTCAAGTACGTGACACTTAGACTATATGGTGTGGAGAGGCTTGAAAAGTGGACGTTATTCGACACGTGGACGGCACGTCAACATGCGTCAGAAACGGGGCGTTGTGCCAAAACGCGAGATGTGGGAAGGGGCATGGAACGGTGCCACGTGGACTACGTGTCAACCACCTGAAACCAAAGGTGGAATCCGTTCGGGTATCGCCAATCTCACTAAAATAGTAGAAGTAAGAATTTTTGTCAAAATCGACCGAAAAAGGAGAGTCACTTGCCATGACCCACCACATTAGCAAAAGATTTAAAATACCCAGTGAAAACACCACTTACTTACGTGCAGTACCATACCATCCCTCTCCCAGAAACACAAAACAAAACccccaaaaacaaaaacaaaaaacaaaaacaaaaaaaaaaacaagttggTTGAATGGAAGGTACGATTCGTTGTGAGGCGAATTATGTTCCTCTTTCTCCGATCAGCTTCTTGGAGAGATCAGCTGTTGTTTACAGAGACAGATTATCAATTGTGTATGGCGATCATATCCACTTCACTTGGCGACAAACTCGTGATCGATGTCTTAAACTTGCGTCTTCTCTCGCTTCCCGTTTTCGAATCTCTCGTGGAGATGTTGTAAGTTTTTCACAAATGATTTCATGCTCCATTTACCCATTCTTTTTATCTGTTTGAATTGATGACTTAGGGTTGTTGATTTCATCATTATTTGCTGTATACTTTCCAAACATTGATTTTGACTTTTTGTCGGTCAAACATATCATAATTTTAAATTACTACTACGAGTTAACACAACATTTGTCtttatttgattattatatatgAAGCTTGATTTCGTTGTCATTTGTGGGTTATTATATGAAATTTAtggaaatgtaaaaaaaaaataggcaaattggatttcAAGAATGCCAGctttctcaatttggccgataataatcccaactccgttattggccgataataattcgaactggtccacttttggccgataatagtctgtGTTAAATATAGGTTAAcgaagttaagttttttttccgaGTTACAAAcggatgttttagggcttttgattagaacgaggatacaaattgattgatgtaaaatttacctcgaaatactgccccaaacgacgaaaacggtgcttc
The Helianthus annuus cultivar XRQ/B chromosome 6, HanXRQr2.0-SUNRISE, whole genome shotgun sequence genome window above contains:
- the LOC110864187 gene encoding B3 domain-containing protein REM1 — encoded protein: MAPFMKKIKQMVPSFYKILLDPPAHQMSLQPDFVMRNKIPNGEIIQYANGGYSWRLKINHISDGYLSSNRSNNVVQEDIMSDSCDEDGEKGGDEEEKEEDDDSYWLTNVWNNLVDILLDSGDESDVDEEEKEDDDVTYDYDNDDNDDDDDYDDGNSEEEKSDDDPFFVSILTGGDRILLLFPVEFARSARINRQGTMTVKNLDGTERVMGLRLDTKSKPKRYYLSTGWQRFWQENNLSEGDKCEFKFIRSERKLLLAKVTKKKTKVVKRARGRRGS